The Streptococcus sanguinis genomic sequence TTGATTTCTACGACAAAAACCATGAAAAATTTGAAGACTAAACTTCAAAATTGTGCAACTGATATTGCTCATTAAATCAAAAAAGGAATCTGGACTTAGTTCCAGATTCCTTTTTTTGTTTTTGAAAATAGAAGTAATTTAGCTGAGGAAGCGTTGCAGGAATTCTTTAGTTCTTTCTTCTTTGGGATTGGTGAAGATATCCTGCGGGCTGCCAGCTTCAGCAATGACGCCCTTGTCCATAAAGATAACATGGCTGGAAACATCACGGGCAAATTCCATTTCGTGGGTCACGACAATCATTGTCAGCCCTTCCTGAGCTAGTTCTTTCATGATTTTCAGAACTTCACCGACCATTTCAGGGTCGAGGGCTGAAGTCGGCTCGTCAAAGAGGATGGCATCAGGATTCATGGAGAGGGCGCGGGCAATAGCGACCCGCTGCTTCTGACCTCCTGAGAGTTGCTTAGGCTTGGCCTGCCAGTATTGCTCGCCCATGCCAACTTTGTTGAGGTTTTCTTTGGCAATTTTCTCGGCTTCTGACCGTTCTTTTTTCAGAACTGTTGTCTGAGCG encodes the following:
- a CDS encoding amino acid ABC transporter ATP-binding protein — encoded protein: MTETILEIKNLKKSYGENQVLKDISLTVHKGEVISIIGSSGSGKSTFLRSINLLETPTGGQIFYRGKNVLDENYDLTHYREKLGMVFQSFNLFENLNVLENTIVAQTTVLKKERSEAEKIAKENLNKVGMGEQYWQAKPKQLSGGQKQRVAIARALSMNPDAILFDEPTSALDPEMVGEVLKIMKELAQEGLTMIVVTHEMEFARDVSSHVIFMDKGVIAEAGSPQDIFTNPKEERTKEFLQRFLS